A DNA window from Pseudodesulfovibrio thermohalotolerans contains the following coding sequences:
- a CDS encoding tetratricopeptide repeat protein produces the protein MEKISGAFSTKSETVVGSGATRRKAVRKAYWYAEEADPADDGVRMILVRPLNANKVPSGSGDIVPLPDFLTRFSPELEFYQTEVYPRIRELGDTLARAEEQRGRGALYSAQFEFESALGLDEQNIRANFGLGLTYMQRGDAEKAGDIFKRVVSLDAAFSPEHKHLFNEFGISLRKSGLTDQAVEYYSRALEIADDDENLRYNIARAQFERGDEAECRANLMKALEIAPLMDEANRFLEFLDKRKG, from the coding sequence GTGGAGAAAATCTCCGGCGCTTTTTCCACGAAGTCCGAGACCGTCGTGGGTTCCGGGGCGACCCGGCGCAAGGCCGTCAGGAAGGCCTACTGGTACGCCGAGGAGGCCGACCCGGCCGACGACGGCGTGCGCATGATTCTGGTCCGGCCCCTGAATGCGAACAAGGTTCCGTCCGGCTCCGGCGACATCGTCCCGCTGCCCGACTTCCTCACCCGCTTCAGCCCGGAGCTGGAGTTCTACCAGACCGAGGTTTACCCCCGGATACGCGAACTCGGCGACACCCTCGCGCGGGCCGAGGAACAGCGCGGCCGGGGCGCGCTCTATTCCGCGCAATTCGAATTCGAATCGGCCCTTGGGCTGGACGAGCAAAACATCCGGGCCAACTTCGGCCTGGGCCTCACCTACATGCAGCGGGGCGACGCCGAAAAGGCGGGCGACATCTTCAAGCGCGTGGTCTCCCTGGACGCGGCCTTCTCCCCCGAGCACAAGCATCTGTTCAACGAGTTCGGCATCAGCCTGCGCAAATCCGGGCTCACGGATCAGGCGGTGGAATACTACTCCCGTGCGCTGGAGATCGCCGATGATGACGAAAATCTCCGCTACAACATCGCCAGGGCCCAGTTCGAGCGCGGCGACGAGGCCGAATGCCGGGCCAATCTGATGAAGGCCCTGGAGATCGCCCCGCTCATGGACGAGGCCAATCGGTTTCTGGAATTTCTCGATAAGAGGAAAGGGTAG
- a CDS encoding helix-turn-helix domain-containing protein — protein sequence MTTIGKRIRAYREKQNLSIEDLSNRTTLSENFIRAVEEEEMYPSLRPLVKLARALGVRLGTFLDDQVSSDPLITRLDEREQEIIMHPDGKEAGLIFHSLGKGKTDRHMEPFFIELMPESGKDEAMSSHEGEEFIVVHSGKLRVRYGQEEQILETGDSIYFNSIVPHNVACGGEEKAEIYAVLYFPE from the coding sequence ATGACTACGATCGGGAAGAGGATTCGTGCCTATCGCGAAAAGCAGAATCTGAGCATCGAGGATCTGTCCAACAGAACCACCTTGTCCGAAAACTTCATCCGTGCCGTCGAAGAAGAGGAGATGTACCCCTCTCTACGGCCTCTGGTTAAGCTGGCTCGCGCGCTAGGAGTACGATTGGGAACCTTTCTGGACGATCAGGTTTCGAGCGATCCGTTGATTACCCGCCTGGACGAACGCGAACAGGAGATCATCATGCACCCGGACGGCAAGGAAGCCGGGCTGATCTTCCACTCCCTGGGCAAGGGCAAGACCGACCGCCACATGGAGCCGTTTTTCATCGAGCTCATGCCCGAGTCGGGCAAGGATGAAGCCATGTCCTCCCACGAGGGCGAGGAATTCATCGTGGTCCACTCCGGCAAGCTGCGGGTCCGCTACGGCCAGGAGGAGCAAATTCTCGAAACCGGCGACTCCATCTACTTCAACTCCATCGTGCCCCACAACGTGGCCTGCGGCGGAGAAGAGAAGGCCGAGATCTACGCCGTTCTCTATTTCCCGGAATAA